CTTGACGGACCACTTCCGGGGGAAGCTGTGGCTCGGCAAGTTTTTCACGGTTCTGGGTTTGGACCTGGGCGATATCCGGATTCGTACCGATCTCAAAGGTCAGCTTGATCGACACATGCCCATCACTGCTGCTGGTGGATTCGTAATACAGAAGGTTGTCGACGCCGGGGAGCGTGACCTCAATCGGTCTCGCGACCGCTTCAGCCGCGACCTCAGCGCTGGCCCCGGGATAATCCGCATCGATTTGTACGACTGGTGGGGTGATTTCAGGAAACTGCGCAATCGGGAGGAACTGCATGGCAAGCAGCCCCATCACAACCACGACGATTGAGATCACCGACGCGCGAATCGGTCGGTCGATAAAGACGTGCGAGATCACCTCTGATCCTTATTGAGAAGCGAGAGGAACCGATTCCGTACCTGTCTGGTTGGCCGCGACCCACGGAACAGACTTCACCGACGCACCGGGACCGACTCGCATCAGCCCGTTCACCACCACCCGATCTCCGGCAGCCAAGCCTGCGTCGATGAGCCATTGGTCCCCTTTCCAATCAGACGCCACCACATCTCGAATTTCAACCTTCTCGTCCTGGTTGACGACGTACACAAACGGCCCTTGGGGACCTTGCATCACGGCTCGTTGTGGAATCAGAACGGCGTCGGTCTTGGTATCACCTGTGAATCGCACCTTCACAAACTGTCCAGGCAAAAGCGTTCGCTGGGGATTGGGAAACGTCATTCTGACCTCGCGTGCGCTGGTCTCTGTACGCAGCCCTGGTTCCAACAGATCAAGCACCCCTTCCTCAGGATAGGCGGTCCCATCCATGAGCGTCAGCCGACCACGTAATTGGTACACGCCTGGGTGAATGATTCTCTTTGCCTCGATGTCCCGTCGCCGCTTCAGGATGAATGTTTCGGGAACATTGACGACCACAAACATGGGGTCGACGCGATGAATGGTGGTCAATAAGTCGGTCTGGGCCGAGACGAGTCGTCCCTCATAGTACCGGCTTCGCTCGATAACTCCGGTAATCGGAGCCGTAATGAGCGTA
The window above is part of the Nitrospira sp. genome. Proteins encoded here:
- a CDS encoding efflux RND transporter permease subunit, encoding MISHVFIDRPIRASVISIVVVVMGLLAMQFLPIAQFPEITPPVVQIDADYPGASAEVAAEAVARPIEVTLPGVDNLLYYESTSSSDGHVSIKLTFEIGTNPDIAQVQTQNREKLAEPQLPPEVVRQ
- a CDS encoding efflux RND transporter periplasmic adaptor subunit, encoding MLIAQRVGRSVLVGLLLTSMVSSTACKQEAESMPPQETPQVEVVTVRTQTVPDEPEFIGQAEASRPVEIRPQVTGILKAVLYKEGRDVKKGNRLYQIDPVPFKASVASAKAKIAQAEARVVQAKQDLARVKPLLAEQAVSQKDVDDAVAEELSANAAMQGAQADLITAQFNLDNTLITAPITGVIERSRYYEGRLVSAQTDLLTTIHRVDPMFVVVNVPETFILKRRRDIEAKRIIHPGVYQLRGRLTLMDGTAYPEEGVLDLLEPGLRTETSAREVRMTFPNPQRTLLPGQFVKVRFTGDTKTDAVLIPQRAVMQGPQGPFVYVVNQDEKVEIRDVVASDWKGDQWLIDAGLAAGDRVVVNGLMRVGPGASVKSVPWVAANQTGTESVPLASQ